A section of the bacterium genome encodes:
- a CDS encoding RNA polymerase sigma factor, giving the protein MKPELPTVHTDLIVRCQRGDEQAFNDLYNLYGQMVWRLCARMTISVTDAEDMAQEVWIQVWKQIGTYRCESAFSTWLYKVTTNICLQQLRKQKRELVCSIDDMDQITTTCGNPVECINKESVDSEITKLPELLRLPLILRVYENLSYAEIADILDCTTAAVKMRISRARMALAKTLEVNIK; this is encoded by the coding sequence ATGAAGCCGGAATTGCCAACCGTACATACCGATCTGATTGTCAGATGCCAGAGAGGTGATGAGCAAGCGTTCAATGATCTATATAACCTCTACGGACAGATGGTGTGGAGGCTGTGCGCACGTATGACTATCAGCGTAACCGATGCGGAAGACATGGCTCAGGAGGTATGGATTCAAGTGTGGAAACAGATTGGAACATACCGGTGTGAGTCCGCTTTCTCCACTTGGCTGTACAAGGTAACGACAAACATCTGCCTACAGCAGTTGAGAAAGCAAAAACGTGAATTGGTGTGCAGTATAGATGATATGGATCAAATCACTACAACATGCGGTAATCCTGTTGAGTGCATTAACAAAGAGTCGGTTGACTCTGAGATTACAAAGCTGCCTGAATTGCTCCGGCTGCCACTGATACTTCGTGTTTACGAAAATCTCAGCTACGCTGAAATCGCCGATATCCTGGATTGCACTACAGCCGCAGTTAAGATGAGGATATCACGTGCAAGGATGGCGCTTGCCAAGACACTGGAGGTAAATATCAAATGA
- a CDS encoding zf-HC2 domain-containing protein, whose amino-acid sequence MTCEHYIEMISAGIDDELTDVEVTELEDHLRTCSECRKLQSRVQNQNAEMSDKGVPPMPETLRANIRQKLMLTKPKPHAHIWYVDDPFRMIIPAKKENKPLVMSPWGRAI is encoded by the coding sequence ATGACATGCGAGCACTACATTGAGATGATATCTGCCGGTATTGATGACGAGCTTACTGATGTCGAGGTGACAGAGCTTGAGGATCATCTCAGAACCTGCTCTGAGTGCCGGAAGTTACAGAGCCGGGTGCAGAATCAAAATGCTGAAATGTCAGATAAGGGAGTTCCTCCGATGCCGGAGACACTGCGTGCAAATATCAGGCAAAAGCTGATGCTCACCAAGCCTAAGCCACATGCTCATATCTGGTATGTAGATGACCCATTCAGAATGATAATACCTGCAAAAAAAGAGAATAAGCCCCTTGTGATGAGTCCGTGGGGACGCGCGATATAG